In a single window of the Cuculus canorus isolate bCucCan1 chromosome 25, bCucCan1.pri, whole genome shotgun sequence genome:
- the RNF113A gene encoding E3 ubiquitin-protein ligase RNF113A: MAEEGAVCSFVFKKRGLAAGRGRRKRPSSDQERESSGEEGSTVVRKERRREIPNPMIQKTRRCTKEKPAYALSSSDDEDPSKEIGVTYKSTRSAKPVGPEDMGATAVYELDTEKEKDAQAIFERSQKIQEELRGKEDDKIYRGINNYQKYVKPKDTSMGNASSGMVRKGPIRAPEHLRATVRWDYQPDICKDYKETGFCGFGDSCKFLHDRSDYKHGWQIERELDEGRYGVNDEENYEVSSDEEDMPFKCFICRSSFKNPVVTKCRHYFCESCALQHYRKSQRCYVCDKQTNGVFNPAKELMAKLEKHKGEEEEEEEQPHSDHGEDPQ; this comes from the exons ATGGCGGAGGAGGGAGCGGTGTGCAGCTTCGTTTTCAAGAAGCGGGGCCTGGCGGCGGGCAGGGGCCGGCGCAAGCGGCCCAGCAGCGACCAGGAGCGGG AGAGCAGTGGTGAGGAGGGCAGCACGGTGGTGCGGAAGGAGCGGCGGCGGGAGATTCCCAACCCCATGATCCAGAAG ACCAGGAGGTGCACAAAGGAGAAGCCCGCGTACGCGCTGAGCAGCAGCGATGATGAGGATCCATCAAAGGAGATCGGAGTCACTTACAAATCAACAAGGTCGGCG aaacCTGTTGGCCCAGAAGACATGGGAGCCACAGCAGTGTATGAACTGgacacagagaaggagaaagatgcCCAGGCCATCTTCGAGCGCAGTCAGAAAATTCAGGAG GAgctgagaggaaaggaagatgatAAAATTTACCGTGGTATTAACAACTACCAGAAATATGTGAAACCGAAGGACACGTCAATGGGAAATGCCTCTTCAGGAATGGTCAG AAAAGGACCCATCCGTGCTCCAGAGCACTTGCGGGCCACGGTGCGATGGGACTACCAGCCCGACATCTGTAAGGACTACAAAGAAACTGGGTTCTGTGGCTTTGGAG ACAGCTGCAAGTTCCTCCACGACCGCTCGGACTACAAACACGGCTGGCAGATCGAACGGGAACTGGATGAAGGCCGGTACGGAGTGAATG ATGAGGAAAACTATGAGGTGAGCAGTGATGAGGAGGATATGCCTTTCAAATGCTTCATCTGCAGAAGTTCCTTCAAGAACCCTGTGGTCACCAA GTGTAGGCACTACTTCTGTGAGAGTTGTGCCCTCCAACACTATCGCAAATCCCAGCGCTGCTACGTCTGCGACAAGCAAACCAATGGAGTCTTCAACCCAGCAAAAG aGCTCATggcaaaactggaaaaacacaaaggggaggaggaggaggaagaggagcagccGCATTCAGACCACGGAGAGGATCCACAGTAG
- the LIMD2 gene encoding LIM domain-containing protein 2 yields MFQATGPASPTPTHEAKNSSGGSTVQRSKSFSLKAQVKEMCTACQKTVYPMERLVADKFVFHNACFCCKHCHTKLSLGSYAALHGEFYCKPHFQQLFKSKGNYDEGFGRKQHKELWVHKEVESGTKSA; encoded by the exons ATGTTCCAGGCCACGGGACCTGCCAGCCCAACCCCAACTCAT GAGGCAAAGAACAGCTCAGGAGGCAGCACGGTGCAGCGCTCCAAG TCCTTCAGTCTGAAGGCACAAGTGAAGGAGATGTGCACTGCCTGCCAGAAAACTGTCTATCCCATGGAGCGGCTGGTGGCGGATAAATTCGTCTTTCACAACGCCTGCTTCTGCTGCAAGCACTGCCACACCAAGCTGAG CCTGGGCAGCTACGCAGCGCTCCACGGGGAATTCTACTGCAAGCCCCACTTCCAGCAGCTCTTCAAGAGTAAAGGCAACTACGACGAGGGCTTCGGGCGCAAGCAGCACAAGGAGCTGTGGGTGCACAAGGAAGTGGAGAGTGGGACCAAGTCGGCGTGA